A single window of Lepisosteus oculatus isolate fLepOcu1 unplaced genomic scaffold, fLepOcu1.hap2 HAP2_SCAFFOLD_44, whole genome shotgun sequence DNA harbors:
- the LOC138229299 gene encoding zinc finger C2HC domain-containing protein 1C-like has translation MQEKEKKMIAMYNRRQEAALQKMRKCFQYVKYAAEKKMGNSYRFQAQQGPEKNIVGYDRSYPLKPMGNRKVSGPGEVRAVDRPDAQSDSLFAPTPPQDGHERPCERPGRRGSRVRKPKDRTVLPMVATPPGQCPSHANGKEHFQLQEELRKVAEAEAALKEEHRRREASLQDEMRRKEAMMKDEIRQKEAMMQAKLFRAQEELRMVPREMEDSREVAGRENRGEAERALPQRTMGQPPL, from the coding sequence atgcaggaaaaggagaaaaaaatgatcgccatgtacaatcggcggcaggaggcagctctacagaagatgagaaaatgtttccaatatgtcaaatacgctgcggagaagaagatggggaacagctatcgcttccaagcccaacagggccccgagaagaacattgtggggtatgatcggtcttaccccctgaagcctatgggtaacaggaaagtctccggccctggtgaggttcgggctgtggaccgcccggacgcacagagtgattccttgtttgcccccaccccgcctcaggatggtcatgagaggccctgcgagaggccgggcaggaggggctcaagagtacgcaaacctaaggacaggactgtcctccccatggtggcgacccctccagggcaatgcccttctcatgccaatgggaaggagcactttcagttgcaagaggagctacgaaaagtggccgaggcagaggccgcgctgaaggaggagcatcgccggagggaggccagcctgcaggatgagatgcgccggaaggaggccatgatgaaggacgagattcgccagaaggaggccatgatgcaggcgaagctcttcagagctcaggaggagctgaggatggttccgagagagatggaagactccagagaggtggccggaagggaaaatagaggcgaggcagagcgagctttgccccagaggaccatgggccaaccaccgctctaa